A single genomic interval of Sceloporus undulatus isolate JIND9_A2432 ecotype Alabama chromosome 2, SceUnd_v1.1, whole genome shotgun sequence harbors:
- the SLC30A5 gene encoding zinc transporter 5 isoform X2, with protein MHKIRRKTVLLFEHSDIVVISLLSVLFTSSGGGPAKTRGVAFFIIAVICLLLFDNDDLMAKIAEHPEGHHDSALTHILYTIIAFLGVADHKGGVILLVLALCCKVGFHTASRKLSVDIGGAKRLQALSHLVSVILLCPWVIVLSLTTESKVESWSSLIVPFITVILFVMVLDFYVESVCSIKMEVSKCARYGSFLIFISALLFGNFWTHPITDQLRAMSKPAHPETTEHVISGGVIVSAIFFILSANVLSSPTRKGQKGTLIGYSPEGIPLYNFMGDAFQHSSQSLPRFIKESLKQILEESDSRQIFYFLCLNLAFTFVELFYGVWTNSLGLISDGFHMLFDCSALVMGLFAALMTRWKATRIFSYGFGRVEILSGFINGLFLMVIAFFVFMESMARLVDPPDIDTNMLTPVSVGGLLVNLVGICAFSHAHSHGPSRGGCHAHEHSHSHHGHGHSHGHGHSHNDYGHSHNHGHSHGSSGGGMNTNMRGVFLHVLADTLGSVGVIISTILIQQFGWLIADPLCSLFIATLIFLSVIPLIKDACQVLLLRLPQEHEKALHMALEKIQKIDGVISYRDPHFWCHSANVVAGTIHIQVMSEVMEQRIIQQVSAILKDAGVNNLTVQVEKEAYFQHMSGLSTGFHDVLAMTKQMESMKYYKDGTYIM; from the exons ATGCATAAAATTAGAAGAAA aacTGTGTTGCTTTTTGAGCATAGTGATATTGTTGTCATTTCACTGCTTAGCGTACTATTCACAAGCTCAGGAGGAGGACCAGCAAAG ACAAGAGGTGTGGCATTTTTCATTATTGCTGTGATCTGCCTGTTGCTTTTTGATAATGATGACCTCATGGCTAAAATTGCAGAACATC cTGAAGGACACCATGATAGTGCTCTAACCCACATACTTTATACAATCATTGCTTTCTTAGGAGTTGCAGATCATAAG GGAGGAGTAATCTTGCTAGTATTAGCATTGTGTTGTAAAGTTGGTTTTCACACAGCTTCCCGAAAGCTCTCAGTAGATATTGGTGGAGCTAAACGCCTTCAAGCATTGTCTCATCTTGTTTCTGTCATCCTATTGTGTCCATGGGTTATTGTTTTATCTCTGACAACAGAG agtAAAGTAGAATCCTGGTCTTCTCTCATCGTGCCCTTCATAACAGTTATCCTTTTTGTAATGGTTTTGGACTTCTATGTAGAATCTGTATGCTCCATCAAGATGGAGGTCTCAAAATGTGCCCGTTATGGATCCTTTCTCATTTTCATTAGTGCTCTACTTTTTGGAAACTTTTGGACACATCCAATAACAGACCAGCTCCGAGCTATGAGCAAACCAGCACACCCAGAAACCACAGAGCATGTTATTTCTGGAGGAGTGATTGTCAGTGCCATATTCTTTatattat CTGCTAATGTTCTCTCCTCCCCAACACGGAAGGGACAGAAAGGCACTCTCATTGGTTATTCTCCAGAAGGAATACCACTGTACAATTTTATGGGTGATGCTTTCCAACACAGCTCTCAATCATTACCTCGATTTATTAAAGAATCATTAAAACAGATCCTTGAGGAGTCTGACTCAAGGCAGATCTTCTACTTTCTGTGCTTAAATCTG GCTTTTACTTTTGTGGAACTCTTTTATGGTGTGTGGACCAACAGTCTAGGATTAATATCAGATGGATTTCACATGCTTTTTGACTGTTCAGCTTTAGTTATGGGTCTCTTTGCAGCGCTGATGACGAGATGGAAAGCAACACGTATATTCTCCTATGG GTTTGGCCGTGTAGAAATTCTCTCTGGGTTTATTAATGGCCTTTTCCTCATGGTAATAGCTTTCTTTGTCTTCATGGAGTCTATGGCCAGGCTGgttgatcctccagatattgaCACAAATATGTTGACC CCTGTCTCGGTTGGAGGATTGCTAGTAAACCTTGTTGGTATCTGTGCCTTTAGCCATGCCCATTCCCATGGACCTTCTCGAGGAGGATGCCATGCACATGAACACAGCCATTCACACCATGGCCACGGCCACAGTCATGGCCATGGCCATTCTCACAATGACTATGGGCACAGTCATAATCATGGACACTCACATGGCTCATCAGGAGGTGGCATGAATACCAACATGAGAG GAGTATTTCTACATGTCTTGGCAGACACCCTTGGCAGTGTTGGTGTGATCATTTCGACAATACTCATTCAGCAGTTTGGATGGCTAATAGCTgatcccctctgctctctctttATTGCTACATTGATTTTTCTCAGTGTTATCCCACTGATAAAAGATGCCTGTCAGGTACTGTTGTTGAGGTTGCCACAAGAACATGAAAAGGCTCTGCACATGGCTTTAGAAAAG ATCCAGAAAATTGATGGTGTAATCTCCTACAGAGATCCTCATTTTTGGTGTCACTCTGCTAATGTTGTGGCAGGCACTATACATATCCAAGTGATGTCAGAAGTGATGGAACAAAGAATTATACAGCAG GTTTCAGCAATTCTGAAAGATGCTGGTGTCAACAATTTAACAGTCCAGGTAGAAAAAGAAGCCTATTTTCAGCATATGTCTGGCCTCAGTACAGGGTTTCATGATGTCCTTGCTATGACAAAACAAATGGAATCCATGAAATACTACAAAGATGGCACTTACATCATGTGA
- the SLC30A5 gene encoding zinc transporter 5 isoform X1, translating into MEEKFGGGGAGSEALAGGGRLGPVDAPNARLTKYIVLLCLTKFLKALGLFESYDLLKVVHLVQFIFIVKLGSAFFMILFQKPFSSGKPVTKHQWIKIIKHAVVGCIISLLWFFGLTLCGPLRTVLLFEHSDIVVISLLSVLFTSSGGGPAKTRGVAFFIIAVICLLLFDNDDLMAKIAEHPEGHHDSALTHILYTIIAFLGVADHKGGVILLVLALCCKVGFHTASRKLSVDIGGAKRLQALSHLVSVILLCPWVIVLSLTTESKVESWSSLIVPFITVILFVMVLDFYVESVCSIKMEVSKCARYGSFLIFISALLFGNFWTHPITDQLRAMSKPAHPETTEHVISGGVIVSAIFFILSANVLSSPTRKGQKGTLIGYSPEGIPLYNFMGDAFQHSSQSLPRFIKESLKQILEESDSRQIFYFLCLNLAFTFVELFYGVWTNSLGLISDGFHMLFDCSALVMGLFAALMTRWKATRIFSYGFGRVEILSGFINGLFLMVIAFFVFMESMARLVDPPDIDTNMLTPVSVGGLLVNLVGICAFSHAHSHGPSRGGCHAHEHSHSHHGHGHSHGHGHSHNDYGHSHNHGHSHGSSGGGMNTNMRGVFLHVLADTLGSVGVIISTILIQQFGWLIADPLCSLFIATLIFLSVIPLIKDACQVLLLRLPQEHEKALHMALEKIQKIDGVISYRDPHFWCHSANVVAGTIHIQVMSEVMEQRIIQQVSAILKDAGVNNLTVQVEKEAYFQHMSGLSTGFHDVLAMTKQMESMKYYKDGTYIM; encoded by the exons ATGGAGGAGAAGTTCGGCGGAGGAGGCGCAGGCAGCGAGGCCCTGGCTGGAGGCGGGAGGCTGGGGCCCGTGGATGCTCCCAACGCCCG CCTGACAAAATATATTGTGTTGCTGTGCTTAACCAAATTTTTGAAAGCATTGGGCTTGTTTGAGTCCTATGATCTCCTGAAAGTAGTTCACCTTGTACAGTTTATCTTCATAGTAAAGCTTGG GTCTGCATTTTTTATGATTCTGTTTCAAAAGCCATTTTCTTCTGGAAAACCTGTTACTAAACATCAG TGgatcaaaataattaaacatgCTGTTGTTGGCTGCATAATTtcacttttgtggttttttggccTCACCCTCTGTGGACCTCTAAG aacTGTGTTGCTTTTTGAGCATAGTGATATTGTTGTCATTTCACTGCTTAGCGTACTATTCACAAGCTCAGGAGGAGGACCAGCAAAG ACAAGAGGTGTGGCATTTTTCATTATTGCTGTGATCTGCCTGTTGCTTTTTGATAATGATGACCTCATGGCTAAAATTGCAGAACATC cTGAAGGACACCATGATAGTGCTCTAACCCACATACTTTATACAATCATTGCTTTCTTAGGAGTTGCAGATCATAAG GGAGGAGTAATCTTGCTAGTATTAGCATTGTGTTGTAAAGTTGGTTTTCACACAGCTTCCCGAAAGCTCTCAGTAGATATTGGTGGAGCTAAACGCCTTCAAGCATTGTCTCATCTTGTTTCTGTCATCCTATTGTGTCCATGGGTTATTGTTTTATCTCTGACAACAGAG agtAAAGTAGAATCCTGGTCTTCTCTCATCGTGCCCTTCATAACAGTTATCCTTTTTGTAATGGTTTTGGACTTCTATGTAGAATCTGTATGCTCCATCAAGATGGAGGTCTCAAAATGTGCCCGTTATGGATCCTTTCTCATTTTCATTAGTGCTCTACTTTTTGGAAACTTTTGGACACATCCAATAACAGACCAGCTCCGAGCTATGAGCAAACCAGCACACCCAGAAACCACAGAGCATGTTATTTCTGGAGGAGTGATTGTCAGTGCCATATTCTTTatattat CTGCTAATGTTCTCTCCTCCCCAACACGGAAGGGACAGAAAGGCACTCTCATTGGTTATTCTCCAGAAGGAATACCACTGTACAATTTTATGGGTGATGCTTTCCAACACAGCTCTCAATCATTACCTCGATTTATTAAAGAATCATTAAAACAGATCCTTGAGGAGTCTGACTCAAGGCAGATCTTCTACTTTCTGTGCTTAAATCTG GCTTTTACTTTTGTGGAACTCTTTTATGGTGTGTGGACCAACAGTCTAGGATTAATATCAGATGGATTTCACATGCTTTTTGACTGTTCAGCTTTAGTTATGGGTCTCTTTGCAGCGCTGATGACGAGATGGAAAGCAACACGTATATTCTCCTATGG GTTTGGCCGTGTAGAAATTCTCTCTGGGTTTATTAATGGCCTTTTCCTCATGGTAATAGCTTTCTTTGTCTTCATGGAGTCTATGGCCAGGCTGgttgatcctccagatattgaCACAAATATGTTGACC CCTGTCTCGGTTGGAGGATTGCTAGTAAACCTTGTTGGTATCTGTGCCTTTAGCCATGCCCATTCCCATGGACCTTCTCGAGGAGGATGCCATGCACATGAACACAGCCATTCACACCATGGCCACGGCCACAGTCATGGCCATGGCCATTCTCACAATGACTATGGGCACAGTCATAATCATGGACACTCACATGGCTCATCAGGAGGTGGCATGAATACCAACATGAGAG GAGTATTTCTACATGTCTTGGCAGACACCCTTGGCAGTGTTGGTGTGATCATTTCGACAATACTCATTCAGCAGTTTGGATGGCTAATAGCTgatcccctctgctctctctttATTGCTACATTGATTTTTCTCAGTGTTATCCCACTGATAAAAGATGCCTGTCAGGTACTGTTGTTGAGGTTGCCACAAGAACATGAAAAGGCTCTGCACATGGCTTTAGAAAAG ATCCAGAAAATTGATGGTGTAATCTCCTACAGAGATCCTCATTTTTGGTGTCACTCTGCTAATGTTGTGGCAGGCACTATACATATCCAAGTGATGTCAGAAGTGATGGAACAAAGAATTATACAGCAG GTTTCAGCAATTCTGAAAGATGCTGGTGTCAACAATTTAACAGTCCAGGTAGAAAAAGAAGCCTATTTTCAGCATATGTCTGGCCTCAGTACAGGGTTTCATGATGTCCTTGCTATGACAAAACAAATGGAATCCATGAAATACTACAAAGATGGCACTTACATCATGTGA